From the Winogradskyella forsetii genome, the window CATGTAATAGCAATTAATTTTATACGGTGTTATATGCAGTGTTTAATGATGAATTTCAGATACCATATTCAAATCTTTTAAGTATGTAGAATTCATTCTTAATTTATATTCATTTTCATCAAGTACACGATTGTTAGAACTACTGACAGTTTTAGTTTTTCTAATATGATTAACAAAATTTATTGTTTCATAGTGAATTTTCCCAAAATTATCCGATTTAATAGAATAGTATTTAATTAGCTTGAACTTATTAGCTCGTAATCGAAACGAATGTTCCTTAAGTTCATTTTCATAATCATGTTTTATCGTTAAAATGTAATTTCTGATTTTAATGTCTGAAAAACTTTTTTCTTTTTCCATTCCATTAGATCCTTGAAAGTATTCAGGCGTAATTGCTTTGTCCGTTGATATTGATAAAATCTTACCGACTTTTTTCTTACTCAGATAGATTTCTAATCTATAAGGTCTAAATTGATTTACTGTATCCTGTTTGATAGTAATTGAATCAAGTACTTTATCTTTATTTAGGTAACCAACTCTTGTCAAAACTAAGTGATTGAAGTTAGTCGCTTCTTGGGAAGTTAAATAATTTGTAAAAAGTAATAATATCAGAAAAATTATATTTTTAAAGAGTAAATTATTCATGTGTTTTGGGCTTTGTTCGTTAAGGCAAATAGTTTACAAAGTTAGAGTCACATACTTTACACTAGATTTTGACATAGCCTATTTGATACTTGTTTGTCTCTTATTTTATTTTCGTTAAAGTAACCTAAAAATAAGTCTCTATAAAACACTCTCCAAATTCTGAAGGAATTTTTGTAAAAAGCACTTGCCAAAGCAATTAATTATGCATGTTATTGGCAAATCGTGCTTTTATTTCGACTGATGCATTTTTTCTCGTTCTTCGTTTGCTATTATTTCTAATTCTTTATTCGTTGGGTCTTGCATTAGTTTTTTTTCAGCTTCAACATAATCTGGGAAATCTCGGTATTTAAGTGCCAAGAGGGTTTCATTTTTCGTAAATAGCAACAAAGTTCCGATTACTCCAATAATCAATATTCTAAACAGTAAATTTTTATAAAATTCAGATTTTGTTTTAGTAAACTTAAAAATTGAAATAACAATTATTGGAATTAAACATAAAAGGCCAATCATTAAATTAAAGCTTCCGTATGGCCATTGTAGAAATTTGAATAATATTCCGATAAGTACGAGTGATAGAGCAATTCCAGTTAAGATTATTCCCGTTTGTCTAAGTGAACTTGTTTTTTTTGTAGAGTCCTTTTTATTACTGTTCAATAGTTTAAAACTAAAAAAGAGGTAAATTAATGACAAAATAAATATAGAAAGTGTAATTAAAAGAGCGGAATAAGGGTAGTCGGTAATAAGTCTTAATATCATCAGGAATATTGCTCCAAAACCTAGTGTTTTTTCAATTTTGTTCATGTTGTGTGCGTTTGGGTATGTTTGCCAACGATTGGTATATGAAAAGTAGCAGATTAAATAGCACTTACTTTTCAATAAGCAAGATACTTAATTAAATAGAAAAGCGATTCAGGTAGGCACCTAAACCGCTATTTTTTGTCTACAATGCTAGCTGTAGTTTTTTTCCGAATGTTTAATCTTTATTTTTCAAGTTTTTGATTAGTCTACTGAAAATATAGATATGACTTATCATGTTCACAACGCCAATGGTAGTAAATGCCCACCACATTGTTCCTAAATCGTAATTATAGAATTCGATTTCAAAAACTTGCGGAAATGCTACAACTAGGTCAGTAAATCCAAAAATATTAAATATCCAAGTTAGTGATATGGCATATTTCCATTTATTTTTCAAAGCAAAAGCGGTAATTACTGCAAGTATTGCTGTACTATAATCCCAAATACCGACCGTAAACGCTAAATCATCTGGAAATTCATCATAAACTTGTGTGTCTACCATAAACACCATCCCTAAATACCGAAGTCCATGAATTAGTACCATTGGTACAAGTGCGTCATAAATTGAAAGTTTGCTGAGTTTTGGAAAGACAAACCATTTAAAGGCGAAGTAAAATGTGAGCAAACCTGCAATAGTTTGCATATTGAAAATTGTAAAATTGTCCATATCTATTTCTTTATCTTGTTTAATTATTAGTAGATAATTCAAATGCTTTTACAGCAAAAATAGCAGCTATGAAAACCACTACAGTTCTAACCCAATGCAGCAACATCCAAAGATTGAGTTTGCTTGTCGCTACTTCTGCCGAATATTCTGACTCCATGAAACCTAAATTAGTTGGTAAATGATACGCAGTTGTTATGGTACAAGCAATCACTAATCCTGCAAGTGCAATACTCCAATTTTTACGTACTTCTTTTTGCCCTTTGGTGTTTATCACTAAAGCTATTGTAGCCAATAATGCTGGCAATAAAATCCCCATGGTGGGCGGTAAGAGATTGGGAAATTGAAGTGTAAATTGCTTCATAAATTCCATTGGCTCTAAGCTTTGCCAAAAAGCGCCAAATCCAAAGCCGATAACAAGCATATTGCCTACGAAAGCAGCTATGCCGATAATTGAAATGTAAGGAAGATATTTTTTCATAATATTATTGTTTTGGAATCGGTTGTTTATTGAGTTGTTTAAAAATGAATTTTGGTGCTAATCTGCTCATTAATTTAAGTTGAGAAGACCTACCTGGCGTAATTTCTTCTTTTCCTTTTATATAATCTTTCCAAAAAATATCAGCTAATTTTTGAGGAAGAATAGGTTTAAAATCCGCCTCACTTACATCAATACCATCAAATATTTCTGTTTTTACCACAGGAGGCAAAAGTTCTACGACTTTTATATGATGCGGTTTTAGCTGTGGACGAATGGATTTTGTCCAAAAATGCAAAGCTGATTTTGTACCCGAATACACGGGTGCTTGTGCAAAAGGAACATAAGCCAAGCCGGAAGAAACATTGACTAAAACTGCATTGTTGCTTTTTTTAAGTAGTGGAAGAAAATAATGCAACATTCTGATAGGCGAATTAAAGTTGATTTCGATTTCTTGCATTTGTTTTTGCAAGTTGTTTTCTTCGTTTCCAGCATCTACCAAATTCATGACTCCTGCATTATTTACGAGAATATCTATACCATCAAATTTTTCTTCAATATCATCTACCAGCATTCTAACCTCTGCATCGTCTGTTACATCAATTTGGAAAATATGTATTTTAGGATTCTCGACTTTTACTTTTTCTAGTTTGGATAAATTGCGACCAATGATGATTACTGTATTGTCATTTTCCATAAATTTTTTGGCGAGGGCAAGTCCAATTCCAGAGCTTCCACCTGTGATTAGTACGTTTTGGTTATTGTATCTCATTTTACTTTTGTAATTTTGCTATTGAATTGAAAGCAAAAATAATAATTACTATTGAATTAATAGTAAAAAAGATACAAAATGTGAAAAATAAATTTAGGTCAAGTTGTCCAATGGCTTCTGCACTTGATATTATTGGCGATAAATGGTCGTTACTAATTATTCGGGATATGTTGCTTGGACACAAAAAAACATTTAAAGAAATTTCAGATTCAGAAGAAGCTATTGCGCCAAGTATTTTGTCGGCAAGATTAAAACTATTGGAATCTTTCGAATTGATTACAAAAAGGAAATTACCCGAAAACTTGAAAGAAAATATTTATTTATTGACTGAAAAGGGAATTGCTTTAGCTCCAATGCTCATAGAAATAATACTTTTTGCAGACAAAAATTTTCGTCAGTTCAATCCAAAAATGTTACCTATTTCAGATAAAGGATTTAATCTTGATAAGTCAATTGTTATTCAAAATATTCAGAATGGTTACCGTGAATTGGTTCAAAATACGATAAGTTAATTTAGTGTTCTGGTTTTACTTTTCATCATTTTGTCAATTCGTCTTTTATTTTCTTGTTGTAATAATGAAGGGTATAGGTTCATTAAAACATTAGGAATCATCATTATCAATCCGAATAATATTCCCACAACAATGCTTTTATAAATTGCAAAAATTGTCACAAAGATAAATCCGATTAAGTGACTTATTTCAGAGAAAGTCATTTCATTCCGAATTACGGTCAAGTCGGTATTTCTGTTTTCTAGTTTAATTTTCTGATTAAAAAATTTGAAAAAAGTATTTTTTACAATCCATTTAAAGTATTTGATTCCGATATTTTTATTCAGAGATTTACTTTTAATAAAATTCAGATATGATAGCTTTTTGTAGTATGCAGTTTTCATGAGAATACTGTTGATTATCATTCCGACTATCCAAGATATAAAGGACATTGAAATTCCGAATATAAATCCCAGTATAATGTGTTTCGGTATCATTTTTTTAATTGTAGCTAACTGTTTGTATATGTCTCGTAGCCTGCAAATTATAAAATTATTTTCGGATTAAGCACAAGCCTGATTTTTATCCCGATGCTTCGGGATACTATTTATTTTTTTTGGTAAATCGTCAAATTTAAAATTTGGCGACTTTTCAAAAATGCCCAAGTCTTTGTATTAGCAACGACTTGCGCTATTTTTCATATACAATGTTGTGCAACGTTTTTTATTTATCGGCTATTGTTTTGTAATCCCTCGTTCCATCTTCTAATGAACTCATCAGACCAAGCATCCCATCCTATTGTTGCCAATGTCCAGATAGTAATTCCAACTATTATTAAATTTAGTATTAAGCCGATAATTGCAATAATCTTTCCCTTTTTTATTTTCTTTATATTAGAATATGCACTAGGATTTTGTTCATATATTTTTTCAGATTTTCTGGCGAGTAGATATGAACTGAGCGCAAATAAAATAGTAATTCCTCCGAAACAAAATAATGTGCAACTCAATATTGCCAATACATATATTAATTTTCCATTTGGTAATTCTGTTTTCTCCATATTCGAATTTATAGTTTTAGTGTTTAAAATTAATTAGAATATTCAAATCTAAATATTTTTCATATTTTGCTTAAAGTTGCACAATGTTGTTGTGTATGGTTAGTGGCGTGGTTAAGCAACTAAATTAGTAAACAAATACGAACCCGATAAAATTCCGATGGAATTTTCCAAATAGGCACTTGCCAAAGCAATTAATTATACTTTGTTGGCAATAGTTATTTTTTTTCATAATAGACTTGATTCCCTTTAGAAACATTAAATTCTTTGCTCAATTCTAATTTAGGAAGTTTGAATATTTTATCATTAACTGAATGCTCTTTTATTTCTTTTAGTGTCATAGTAATTGTCATCATTCCATCCATCCTTTTCACGATTTTTAATGGCAAAGAATTCGATATTTTTAAATATTCCGACCACATATCGTACTTATGTTTACTGTATAATGCCGAGTCCATTTTTAAATGGTCTGAATTGAAAAAATACTCATAAGTTCCAGTTTCCCATTCAACAATTACTTTAGAGCATTTTATATTCAGGATAATTTCGTCTGTTTCTTCTACTGTAATTTTTGGGCTTTTTTCTTTTAGCTCTGTTTCTAAATCTATTTCAGCTTTAATTGCAGGAATTAATTCAGATTTTTTGTCTATTGTCAAAATTTCATTTCTGTCTGATAAATAAATAATTTTAATTTTTCCTTTATTCGGTTTGCTCAAATAGTTTCCATCTTTATAAGTAGTCAGAGTTTCCTCAAAGAATTGTCCACTTTCCATCATTTTCTCTTTAGTCATTCCTAACTGTTTTGAGAATTTTTCAGCAATCTCAATATCATTTTCATACACAAGTGTTCCCTCAAAATTTTGACCAAAACTTACAATAGGAATAAAAAATAAAAGAAGAAGTAGGTTTTTCATAATGTTGCTCTTAATTATTGCCAACGTGTTTGTTTATGATTTCGTTGCGTGTTTAAGTACTAAAGTTAGTAAATAATCACAGATAGAAAATTCCAGCGGAATTTTCGTAAGTAAGCTCTAACTAGCAATGAATTATACACGGTGTTGCCAACAGTTTTTTAATATTTATGATAATATTTTCTCATTATAATTTCATAATTTCTTTCAGCTCCAAGTTCCTTAGCTTTCAAAAAATCCTTATGAGCTAATTCTTTTTTTCCTTTTTTTAAATAAATAAATCCTCTTGTCAAATACGTTCCAGAAAAATCTGATTTTAATTCCTCTGTTTTATTTAGAAATGGCATTGCTTTTTTAAATAATGCAAATTTAAAATATGATAAACCGGTATTGTATTGAACTTTCCAATGGTTTGGATAGTGTTTTGATATTTTTCTAAAAATCATAAGGGCTTTTAAATGATTCTTATTTCTTAAATAACTGTATGCTAAATTCGCTTTTATAGCATTTTCTTGGTCAGTATCCTTTAATGCAATTTTAAAGTCTTTAATAGCCTCTTTATGACTTTCTAACGATGCATTCGCAAATCCTCTGATTATATGGATTTCAGTAAATGTTCCATTGTCCAATTTCAGAAACTCATTGCAAGTGTTCAGAGCGTCTTGAAACTTATGTGTGTAAAATTCGTTAATTGAAGAAATGAATAAACTAATTTTTAATTCATATTCATCTAAAGTGTCTTTATCTATTCCGTCTACTATTTTTTGGGATTTATAAAAATCTTTAGCTGATGAATAAATCATTGCTTTAAACAAATGCACAAATTGAATTTCCGAATTCCATTCGATAAATTCATTGCACTTTTCAATTGCAGAGTCAAAATCTCTAAATTCCCAAAATTCAACAGCCTTTTGAATTAGCTGATTCATAAAATCAGAGAAATTCTCTTTCATTGAAGCGTGCTCTAACGCATCAAAGGCTAATTTCATTATGTTAACATTTGCGAGCATTTCTCAAATTGTTGGCAACGCTCAGTGTATGGTTTGTTGCGTGATTAAGTTACTAATTTAGCAAACTTTTACGAGCCTGAGAAAATTCCGAAGGAATTTTACGGATAAGCACCTGGCAAGCAATGAACTATACACAATGTTGTATGCCGTGTTTTATTTTGGTTTGTTGTTCCGATTTGATTTATAAGTACAGCTTATCATTCCGACGTTGTTCGCAGAATCGCAGGACTTTTGGGAATATGAAACCAACTTCGCAAAAATTTTCAATCTTCATTTTCCGAACGGCTTGTCAGTCCGACGTTGTTGGGTTTCTTTTTTTTACGTTTTGCTTGACAGTCCTGTTTTATCTGTTTTCTGTTTATTTTTTCTTTTACGTACGAGAGTTCAGTCCGACGTTTTGTTTTTAAAGATCAGCTTTTTTCTTATAATTCCGAACTTGTTTTTTTTGATTTCGTAACTTTTATATACCGCTCGTAACTCTTTAACCACATGGCATACAACGGTCTTGGCCATGGTTTCGTTGCGGAATGGTTCGGCAGAACTATTCCGCCGTAAACCAAAGTTAGCAAATACGCAGGAATTGCCGAGAGGAAATTCCGCCGCAATGAACTATAGCCGTTGTTGTACGTAGGCTTTTATTGTTTCGTTCATTATTTCTTTTGGATATTTCCATTCCATCATTTGGTTCGGTGAGCTGTTTAATCTGCTATTTATTTTCCGGAAAGGCAAATTTTCAAAACTACCATAATCAATTTTCCATTGCTCAATGCTGAACATACAATTATTTAGAGACCCATTCGCACTTCGGTCATTGTTTGTTTCGCACAGTTTTATTTCGCCGATGAGTTCGCTCAAAGTTTTATAATCAATTTCAATTCCGTCGTTTTTAAGTTGAGAATTAAGTGTTTCTGTAAATATTCGAGTGATATTATTCAATTCAGATGATTTTATGTCCGACAGTATCAGCAAATATTTGGTCAGTTTGTTTACAATCAGCCAGCATTTTTTTCTGTCTACATAAAAAATTGTCGCAACCCATTCTCCCAAGATTTTGTTTTCGGTTTCACTTTTTTTTACAATCGATTTTTGAATTGTCTTTTCAAGTTTCCGAGTCGTATAAATTTGAGTGCAATTCATTCTGTATGCTGATTTTCTGAGTGTTTTTTTTAGCTTACGTACAACGTGTTTGTGTATGATTTCGTTGCGTGTTTCAGCAACTAAATTAGCAAATACAAACCAAATAGAAAATCCGCGAGGATTTTCGTAAGTAAGCCAGAACTAGCAATGAATTATACACGGTGTTGCCAGTAGTTTTTTATTCATAAGTGACTTAAATTCAATTCCATTTTATTGTTTATAGTGTCTACTTTGAAATAAAACGGTTCAGCTCTATTTATTTCGTTATTATTATGTTCAAAATCAAATCCGCTGTCATATTTTTTCCACGAACCTTTATCAGATTTCAATTCCGCGCTTTTGAGAATTTGCTCTAGAATATTTTTTTCATCAGATTCTTTATATTCAATTGTCAGTCCGACGGAATAATCAGAATCAAAAGCTCCTTCTGTATGTTCGATTAAATTTTCCAAAATCTCAAAGTCATTCGGAATGGTCAAATCAGTTTTTTCTCTGATAAGTGGCTCAATTCTTTCTGAAGCTAATTTTTCATCAGGTTTGTTCATCGTTCCAGCAAATAGGTAAGCCATAAATCCGAGAGCGAAAATTGGCGTTAATGCGGTTGATAATAATGCAAAACCAGTCTTTTTTTTGCCTTTTATTATCTGCCAAATAGAGGATCATGCCTAAATGTTGTGTGTTAGGCAAAAATTGTTGTTAATCTAAAGAGGAAGAATTCTATGTTTTTGACACCTCTAAACTGTGCTCTAAAGGCTTTAATTTTGGCATTGAAAGCTTCAGCGGATGCATTAGTACTTCTATTAATAAAATAATTGAGTATCGATCTATAGTTTAGGGTAATTGTATTTGCAATAGTATTGAAAGCCCTAAATCCTGTAGCCTCTACATCTTTATACCAGTGGGCGAGTTTAGTATAAGCTGTTTGTATAGAAGTAGCGGTATTAAATATATTCCTAAGTCCTTGTACCAGATTATAAGCTTTTTTAATATCCGGATATTGTTCAAATAAGATTTTAGCTCTAAGGTATTGGTTTTGAGTCCAGTTGTTAGGCGCTTTATAGAGCAGGTACCTACTTCTGGCAAGGAGTTGCTTTCTGGAGTCTCCATTATTAAATGTTTCAGAGATAAACTCTTTTTCGATAGTTTTAGCCTGTTTAATTTGGTCATTTTCCATATCTATAGCTTCCCAACGATGTTTTATTCTGATATCTTGCAAAGCTTCTAAAGCTAGTTTTTGTACATGAAAACGGTCGGTAACCTGTATAGCTTTGGGAAAACACTTTTTAGCAATGAACTTCATAGAGTTGGCCATATCCAAGGTGATCTCTTTAACCTTATCTCTTTTTGATTTAGGAATTTTAAGGAGTTGTTCTATAATAGGCTCCACCTTAGTTCCTGCCATAATAGCTACTATAGCTCCTTTCTTGCCTTTAGCTTTTTTATTGGTGATAATGGTATAGAGTTCACCTTTGGAGAGAGCTGTTTCATCAATGGATAAATACTTGCCCATGTTCTCAGGAAAGACGAGCCACTCTTTAGCATGTTTCTTGGCTTTCCAGTCTTTAAACTCACTAAGATAATCTCGATACTGCCGCCCGAGCTTCTTACCATTAACGCCATAAAAACGACCAATGGTATGACAGTCATTAGCCTTAGTACTGACCAAGTACTTTTAAAAAAGCAGCAAACTCTACGGTCATACGAGTTCCCTGTGCTACTAGATTCCAATCTCTTTGTACAACTTCTTTGCTGGGTTTATCGAGCCAACGCCGACGCTTTATATGCAAGAATACTTTTTTACCGCGCAAAGGAAAATCTTGAACGGTCACTTGTTTATGAAAACCGTGGGCTATAAGGGTACGGCTCTTTTCTTCTTTAGGCGTATCTTTTTTCTCTTCAAAATACAGATGGACAGTATCTTGTTCTATACTATGTCTAGTGATGTCAAAATGTGAAACTAGTAATTCTGGTAATAGTAACTTGAGCAGGTCTAGGGATAAATTCAATGTACGATCTTTTTTTGGGCAAAGATCAAATTATTTATCCAACTCACACACAACTTTTGAGATTGATCCCAAATAGATGAGATTAATAATATCAGAACAGAAAAAGCAAATAAATTAAACCCAAAATCAGTATTTGGTAAAATAATTCCTGTTATAAAAATAATGAAAGATATTCCGAAAAATAGTAGCGGAATCCACCATTTAATAACTAAATATTTCTTTAAAAGTTCTGTCATTCTCATATTACTGCCAACGATAGCAATATACGTAGTGGCCCCTTTTCATGCTGATAGTTTTTTGGGCCATTACGTATATTGCATGTTGTGGGTAGTTTTATTTTAATTTTAATTTTTCCTAAAATTAGGAATAAAACTGTTCATAGTTTGCCATAAGACAATAATTGGGTCGCTTTTGTACAAGCCTCGCGTTTCATATTGAGCCATACATTTGTGTATGATCAGTCTGAAACGCACCAAAAACCCCACTTGAAGTGTAAAAACGCAAACATTTACGCTCAAATATTTGACTTTCTCAAAAATTTTACCGTCCTTGTTCAAGTAGTTTTTAACGTTCCAACGTTTTGAGAGCGAGCTCTCAACGCTGAAAGCTAAACTACTTGGGCAATATCCGACAGAAATGGTCGAATAGTTGCCGGCTCCATTTTTACACTTCCAGTGGAGTCCGTTTCCCTATCCACAACACCGCTCAGGAAATCCTTGTACAAAACGTCATTAGCGATGGCAAATTACCTACAACGTGATTGTATATGATTAGTGGCGTGTTTAAGCACCTAATTTAGTAAATAAAAACTGAATAGAAAATCTGCGAAAATTTTCGTAAACAAGCTAAAACTAGCCATTAATTATATACGGTGTTGTAAGCTGGCTTTTATAATTCATTTAGTAAAAATTTCGATTTATTAGTGGCAATTATTTTTAAATCAGCGTGAACTTTTTTCTCTATTTTTTTATTCCCTTTGATTTGCTTTAGTTTCGTTGAAAATGTATTTCGAGCATTATAAATAAACTCGTCAACATAATTTCCGAACTCACACTTACTTAATTCAACCAAACCAGAAGTTGTTTTTTCAATGTTTTCATTTTTAATACCTTCTATAAATTTTGACTTATTAAGGTCTAAAAACTGTTGAATTTCTGTGTTGTATTTACTTTTTGTTTTAATTTCAATTTTTCTTAAAAACTGAAATAGCGATGATATAGTAAAGTTTTCTTTTGATTTAAGTTTTTTTAGAAAATCATTCTCAAAGTGTTTTAATGCTATTTCTGTATTTATTTTTAAGCAAAATTCAAAAGCTTTCAAGAAATCTCCAAAATTCAATTTATGATAATTGTATTGGTTATCTTTTTGAATTATTAAATATTCATCTAATAAGTTGTACCAAAATGAATTTGAATTAAAATTCTCATCAATATATGTCTTCGATTTAGCTCTAAATAAAACCTCTAATGATTGACTCATATTGAGTTCTTTATTGCATATTGATTGAACAAAAATATTCAAATCAGCTTTGTTCAATGCGTTTATTGTTTTTTCTTTATTGATAGCATTTAATACTCTAAATAAAGAATCCAATATTGTGAATTTAGACCGATTAAGAATTTTGTTTAATAATTCAGTTGAAATTTCATCATTAATCTTTGATTTTAATTCTGGAATATTGAGAACTTTTGGATTAGAATATAGAGTGTAATCATAGTCAGATTCTAATATTAGTTTTTTAATAGAAACCAAAAGTTTATTTTTAACACCTTCATTAATTCCAACTTCGTTTCTTTTTATAAGTTCAAATAGAATAAGTAAACTGCTAATATTCGTTTCAATTTTTAATAGGTTATAAACCACATTAGAGTCAAAAAATTTATTTACTAATTCATAAAATAAGTTTTCACTTGAAATAGTGATTTTTTTAAGTTCTAAAATGCTTGCTGAAATATTATTTATACTTTTTTCCTTTTCCAATATATTATAAAAAGTACCGTTCTGAAAACTTTCTGTCAATTCTGTTTCTACAAAATCAGGACTAATTGAAGACAAGTCTGATAAAATTTTTGAAAAGTCAGATAAATTTGTCGATGCTATTTTATTATCGAGCGTGAAATGCTTCATTAGGTCATTTGTTACGTCAGTTCCAATAGCTATGTCTATTTTTTTTAATTCTCTTAAGGATTTTGTGATTTGTACAGTTTTTAATTTTTGGCCTTTTAATGCCAATTCTTGAATATTAATTTTATTAATTACTCCAGTTAATAATTTTTTCGACAGAGGCGAAGTGTTAAGTTCTGACAATGAGTTAGTAATTCTTGAAAGTGTTGGTAATTTTTCAATCATTAATAACCATTCGGGAAAGTGGAATGAATTAAGTATTCTACTAACGGTATCGGGATAGGGTTTACTTGAACTAATTTTCATTGTTAAGTCCGAAATAGAATTAATTTTCTCTTTATGTTTTGAATTTAAATCAATAAATATGTTGCCCAATTCAATATTCAAAATTTTTGCTATTTGAATTAAATTGCTATATATGGAATAGTCTTTTGAAATAAATAATTCAA encodes:
- a CDS encoding GldL-related protein: MNKIEKTLGFGAIFLMILRLITDYPYSALLITLSIFILSLIYLFFSFKLLNSNKKDSTKKTSSLRQTGIILTGIALSLVLIGILFKFLQWPYGSFNLMIGLLCLIPIIVISIFKFTKTKSEFYKNLLFRILIIGVIGTLLLFTKNETLLALKYRDFPDYVEAEKKLMQDPTNKELEIIANEEREKMHQSK
- a CDS encoding anthrone oxygenase family protein, giving the protein MKKYLPYISIIGIAAFVGNMLVIGFGFGAFWQSLEPMEFMKQFTLQFPNLLPPTMGILLPALLATIALVINTKGQKEVRKNWSIALAGLVIACTITTAYHLPTNLGFMESEYSAEVATSKLNLWMLLHWVRTVVVFIAAIFAVKAFELSTNN
- a CDS encoding SDR family oxidoreductase; its protein translation is MRYNNQNVLITGGSSGIGLALAKKFMENDNTVIIIGRNLSKLEKVKVENPKIHIFQIDVTDDAEVRMLVDDIEEKFDGIDILVNNAGVMNLVDAGNEENNLQKQMQEIEINFNSPIRMLHYFLPLLKKSNNAVLVNVSSGLAYVPFAQAPVYSGTKSALHFWTKSIRPQLKPHHIKVVELLPPVVKTEIFDGIDVSEADFKPILPQKLADIFWKDYIKGKEEITPGRSSQLKLMSRLAPKFIFKQLNKQPIPKQ
- a CDS encoding winged helix-turn-helix transcriptional regulator; translation: MKAKIIITIELIVKKIQNVKNKFRSSCPMASALDIIGDKWSLLIIRDMLLGHKKTFKEISDSEEAIAPSILSARLKLLESFELITKRKLPENLKENIYLLTEKGIALAPMLIEIILFADKNFRQFNPKMLPISDKGFNLDKSIVIQNIQNGYRELVQNTIS
- a CDS encoding glycosyl-4,4'-diaponeurosporenoate acyltransferase CrtO family protein; this translates as MIPKHIILGFIFGISMSFISWIVGMIINSILMKTAYYKKLSYLNFIKSKSLNKNIGIKYFKWIVKNTFFKFFNQKIKLENRNTDLTVIRNEMTFSEISHLIGFIFVTIFAIYKSIVVGILFGLIMMIPNVLMNLYPSLLQQENKRRIDKMMKSKTRTLN
- a CDS encoding CCC motif membrane protein, which gives rise to MEKTELPNGKLIYVLAILSCTLFCFGGITILFALSSYLLARKSEKIYEQNPSAYSNIKKIKKGKIIAIIGLILNLIIVGITIWTLATIGWDAWSDEFIRRWNEGLQNNSR
- a CDS encoding tetratricopeptide repeat protein codes for the protein MKLAFDALEHASMKENFSDFMNQLIQKAVEFWEFRDFDSAIEKCNEFIEWNSEIQFVHLFKAMIYSSAKDFYKSQKIVDGIDKDTLDEYELKISLFISSINEFYTHKFQDALNTCNEFLKLDNGTFTEIHIIRGFANASLESHKEAIKDFKIALKDTDQENAIKANLAYSYLRNKNHLKALMIFRKISKHYPNHWKVQYNTGLSYFKFALFKKAMPFLNKTEELKSDFSGTYLTRGFIYLKKGKKELAHKDFLKAKELGAERNYEIIMRKYYHKY
- a CDS encoding DUF6933 domain-containing protein, coding for MNCTQIYTTRKLEKTIQKSIVKKSETENKILGEWVATIFYVDRKKCWLIVNKLTKYLLILSDIKSSELNNITRIFTETLNSQLKNDGIEIDYKTLSELIGEIKLCETNNDRSANGSLNNCMFSIEQWKIDYGSFENLPFRKINSRLNSSPNQMMEWKYPKEIMNETIKAYVQQRL
- a CDS encoding ISAon1 family transposase, with translation MVSTKANDCHTIGRFYGVNGKKLGRQYRDYLSEFKDWKAKKHAKEWLVFPENMGKYLSIDETALSKGELYTIITNKKAKGKKGAIVAIMAGTKVEPIIEQLLKIPKSKRDKVKEITLDMANSMKFIAKKCFPKAIQVTDRFHVQKLALEALQDIRIKHRWEAIDMENDQIKQAKTIEKEFISETFNNGDSRKQLLARSRYLLYKAPNNWTQNQYLRAKILFEQYPDIKKAYNLVQGLRNIFNTATSIQTAYTKLAHWYKDVEATGFRAFNTIANTITLNYRSILNYFINRSTNASAEAFNAKIKAFRAQFRGVKNIEFFLFRLTTIFA
- a CDS encoding ISAon1 family transposase N-terminal region protein, which translates into the protein MNLSLDLLKLLLPELLVSHFDITRHSIEQDTVHLYFEEKKDTPKEEKSRTLIAHGFHKQVTVQDFPLRGKKVFLHIKRRRWLDKPSKEVVQRDWNLVAQGTRMTVEFAAFLKVLGQY